One window of Salmo salar chromosome ssa11, Ssal_v3.1, whole genome shotgun sequence genomic DNA carries:
- the LOC106562493 gene encoding microtubule-associated protein 1A isoform X1, with the protein MEMEKDPASARRAVAMEIPVAAASLSVAPGDPEEQREPAIPFQHRGQHHRTRPPFNHGRFYMLIVIGEISTDHHLQSAKKHIKQGLRSWDIDLTLCDLNRELQLFATRHSAQFSSEVKGQRTLQYKSDVLETVVLVNPSEETTASEIRSLVTDSAGHKLLVLSGQSSEQGGDITLQGGAFTWRHFSDVISDPGVTEVLSNSASDQRPRLTVSCLGDGGWSSLGHSQEQQHLQSLLEYRLNPEPTLPDMEGVAEFTEYVSETVDVQSPFDNLEPPTSGGFLKLSKPCCYIFPGGRGDSALFAVNGFNILVDGGSERRSCFWKLVRHLDRIDSVLLTHIGADNLPGINGLLQRKIAEQEEEQSQGSGGSNTYGDWMKNLISPELGVVFFNVPEKLRMPESTLKVKRSIEEASLTLQYLNKLGIKSEPLYRVVSNTIEPITLFHKLGVGKLDMYILNPVKESKEMQFLMQKWAGNSKAKTGIVMSNSKEGEISVPYLTSVTALIVWIPHSPTEKIVRVLFPGNAPQNKILEGLEKLKHLDFLRYPVATQKDISSGAPPPIMKQTKMRSRTESKESLKSSTKTQLASKASKNEAKGQEVVSKNNSAKENKIEKKEEKKVKSESAKATKATKQQQNSEAAPEAAKLERKKLSKEKTLRKHSKERPSKMEEKKDKEKKEISKVKKEDNKREVKKDDTAKKEEKKETKAVKEEKKKDLSKPELRKITKPDLKPFTPEVRKTLHKANKTQAKPKTDKTDKNITAKPVKDKTAEKKSVPKKAPQKSAAALADGSVVSSPEDLTKDFEALKRDELSKLGREPIQNDVMSGCPAFTDHKLPDEGITTKSPANLGEKFEDEGADMDDGHDDDEEYNKESDVLKKGADVRKWQDIKRNAGMDRKSEEEMEQYDEYSTKGDMNSKKSVSSEEEGDVIEKADLEGTEDYEDKYNTEKDKKEWDTKSSDFKSFSTAVASGQTTTAASEQVSFIQDETIPAYSETEQTISDEEIHEEPEDRIPHLRYDVASCDITVPDVPGSFDSVYGVREMRASDTSDASDFKAKGFVGRHDPVLAAYPSIITAPLAEEEHISSATSITEYDKLSSFATSMADDQSIASVTAPQTETETGRSSLHLDTVNSIPYRTEATHGKDYLHSAGTISPTSSLEEDKNFSSPPSKEYQPFVTEMEAGRKTKPVHEEYDEEEDEDEDQTPNVDIPLGKLQEGYEQATAAMLLQDKDKSPSTAFAPPSPPTFSSGFKPSSMFEGEERCLSPDDSTVKLASPTQSVPTNSGYSPTEEKKNNKMDKTETELQKMGLSGDKTPFEESDEDDDDDYYEKRDLKPCVKAKYLEQKEGRFLDDESPQEEKLSERDKGLAEDDIKSKYLQNKPGSTDETQFSGYMEQTTKPQIIHSDEQDEVEEDDVIQLSGTRSRALSVEQSKLDSEDDKKDAALSRKKDNVTLKEPEKSVQFNLYDFPERESREKRSEEEIRQDTPYVHGKTFSYSDIYDNKTSYQKDLSEKMGKDSMKEMDTQKKDSAFPSDMEGFTSSHGKDVSSSSSSSSPFPWLHGSESIEKISEPRGYSRESRFPSMADRPEASTTSLSSERDSFPYKVHSDYTAVTGSAAAKPSSMSYHDKEVELEIDMRKLTARDEEDYDDYDDEDDEEEDEDDDEEDAIDSDMEKGAKEKSEKEVKSAFIDGVSSKQPQFMVSMVGYGYNSQTKHTSPDSMSTEEPEFMDSMAGYGYNSQAKPTSPDCVSSKETDFTDSKLPDEGITTKSPAKLGETFEDEGADMDDDDDDDDDEEYNKERDVLKKCADGYNSQAKPTSPDSLSSKEPEFLVSMAGYGYSNQAKLTSPDGMSSKETDFTDSKLPDEGITTKSPAKLGEKFEDEGADMDDDDDDDDDDEEYNKERDILKKGADGYNSQAKPISPDGMSSKEPEFMVSMAGYGYNSQAKPTTPPSSTTCKGDMGATAFSGYSSGFDYSYGGEKDTFQSSEMKDKEGKDEYFHSERADGGKKTGDTVGVSSGFHYTTTSATAYSSSSSYSYSSSTSGPSLSTSRQFGEELETPANASDHIFKHDADSVGFEYSSFKDEHGSFKDEHGSFKDEHGSFKDEHASFKDEHASFKDEHASFKDEHASIKDEHASFKDEHASFKDEHASFKDEHASFKDEHSLAMDSSPFSSSCGMVKNEYLEVSEKQMTTATTAESTSSLARFSPHSPFEEIKPFHSHSSASSSEDKKEHVASMEASVVNKSPQSDCFYKPEWADESKLQAAGGYGPFSQLPKEKDAIATGLFGVTSSPRPDSTGKHYFENSDSSEEEDDEEGYMREMSLSSEKHGSSTTTSGKIDGAGLPDVLTSYMPSSLLPTKPDTVNGPMEVSSMSSPISAGPAVSCVSPGLGTAEEKKVRSSYEWNMQKPQMDMVPGDSPPHYRHEDEFEEECEMEPEFPARPLSLSSTDHTFSSPFYTEASCRGEAGGRDDDDDDSDPDLPPEMGTTSYTSSSKASPGYSSSEHRHRKGDLSPSFINPSMQQQSSDEEDEERGRRSDQSQEGDEHDLSVKKRANKQPHHPHFQGGSVPHAGTAGLGLAREDTPPNLHQRVYTVAVRFRRSPRDKGVPLHHGQQQHGLGRGH; encoded by the exons GACAGAGGACCCTGCAGTACAAGAGTGATGTCCTTGAGACAGTTGTGTTGGTGAACCCGTCAGAGGAAACTACTGCTTCAGAG ATCCGCTCTCTGGTCACTGACTCTGCTGGACACAAGCTACTAGTCCTAAGTGGCCAGAGCTCTGAGCAGGGAGGTGACATCACGCTGCAGGGTGGAGCCTTCACCTGGAGACACTTCTCTGACGTCATCTCTGATCCTGGA GTGACTGAGGTCCTGTCCAACTCAGCGTCGGACCAGCGGCCCAGGCTAACAGTATCGTGCCTGGGAGACGGGGGCTGGAGCTCACTGGGCCACAGCCAGGAGCAGCAGCACCTCCAGAGCCTTCTGGAATACCGCCTAAACCCTGAGCCCACGCTTCCCGACATGGAGGGAGTAGCAGAGTTCACAGAGTACGTCTCGGAGACGGTGGACGTCCAGTCGCCCTTTGACAACCTGGAACCGCCCACCTCGGGTGGTTTCCTGAAGCTATCCAAGCCCTGCTGCTACATCTTCCCTGGAGGGAGGGGTGACTCTGCCCTGTTTGCCGTGAACGGATTCAACATCCTGGTGGATGGAGGGTCCGAACGCAGGTCCTGTTTCTGGAAGCTGGTCAGGCACTTGGACAGGATAGACTCAGTCCTGCTGACCCACATTGGGGCGGACAACCTCCCAGGAATCAACGGGCTGCTCCAAAGGAAGATTGctgagcaggaggaggagcagtCCCAGGGATCTGGCGGCTCCAACACATACGGTGACTGGATGAAGAACCTGATCTCGCCCGAGCTCGGAGTGGTGTTCTTCAACGTCCCTGAGAAGCTACGAATGCCTGAGTCAACGCTAAAAGTCAAACGGAGCATCGAGGAGGCATCCCTCACACTGCAGTATCTCAACAAGCTTGGCATCAAGTCAGAACCCCTTTACAGGGTTGTCAGCAACACCATTGAGCCCATCACGCTTTTCCACAAGCTGGGCGTTGGTAAGCTAGACATGTACATTCTGAACCCTGTGAAGGAAAGCAAGGAGATGCAGTTCCTTATGCAGAAGTGGGCTGGGAACAGTAAGGCCAAGACTGGGATTGTGATGTCCAATAGCAAAGAAGGAGAAATATCAGTCCCTTACTTGACCTCAGTAACAGCTCTTATCGTATGGATCCCGCATAGTCCAACAGAGAAGATAGtcagggtgctgttccctggaaATGCACCGCAGAACAAAATTTTGGAGGGGCTTGAAAAGCTGAAGCACCTGGACTTCCTGCGCTACCCAGTGGCCACTCAGAAAGACATATCCTCTGGGGCCCCGCCTCCAATCATGAAACAAACAAAGATGAGATCAAGAACAGAAAGCAAGGAGAGCCTGAAATCTTCCACCAAAACACAGTTGGCCTCAAAAGCCAGCAAGAATGAAGCTAAAGGGCAGGAAGTGGTGTCCAAGAATAACTCGGCTAAAGAGAACAAAATTgaaaagaaagaggagaagaaggtGAAGAGTGAGAGCGCCAAAGCTACCAAAGccaccaaacaacaacaaaacagtgAGGCAGCACCCGAAGCAGCCAAACTGGAGAGAAAGAAGCTGTCCAAGGAGAAAACACTGAGGAAACACTCCAAGGAACGACCATCTAAGATGGAGGAGAAAAAGGACAAAGAGAAGAAAGAGATTAGTAAAGTAAAGAAAGAGGACAACAAACGCGAAGTGAAGAAAGACGATACTGCTAAAAAAGAGGAGAAAAAAGAAACAaaagcagtgaaggaggagaaaaagaaggatcTGAGTAAGCCAGAGCTGAGGAAGATCACCAAACCAGACCTGAAACCCTTTACCCCAGAAGTCAGGAAAACCCTCCATAAGGCAAACAAGACACAGGCTAAACCCAAGACGGACAAGACTGACAAAAACATAACAGCAAAACCGGTCAAAGACAAAACAGCTGAGAAAAAGTCGGTCCCAAAGAAAGCCCCCCAAAAAtctgctgctgctttggcagaCGGATCTGTTGTATCATCTCCAGAAGACCTCACCAAGGACTTCGAAGCTTTAAAACGAGATGAGCTCTCGAAGCTAGGGAGGGAACCCATTCAGAATGATGTCATGTCTGGATGTCCAGCTTTCACAGACCACAAACTCCCTGATGAGGGAATAACAACTAAATCCCCAGCCAATCTTGGAGAGAAGTTTGAGGATGAGGGTGCCGACATGGATGATggtcatgatgatgatgaggagtacAACAAAGAGAGTGATGTACTAAAGAAAGGTGCAGATGTCAGGAAATGGCAGGACATTAAAAGGAATGCTGGCATGGATAGGAAATCTGAGGAGGAAATGGAGCAATATGACGAATACTCTACTAAAGGAGACATGAATTCGAAGAAAAGTGTCAGCTCAGAAGAGGAGGGTGATGTTATCGAAAAAGCAGATCTGGAGGGAACTGAGGATTATGAGGATAAATACAACACAGAAAAAGATAAAAAAGAATGGGACACTAAGTCATCCGACTTTAAATCGTTTTCAACCGCAGTCGCCTCTGGACAAACCACTACCGCTGCCTCTGAGCAAGTGTCCTTCATCCAAGATGAGACTATTCCCGCTTATTCCGAAACGGAGCAGACCATCTCCGATGAGGAGATCCATGAAGAACCCGAGGACAGAATCCCACACCTCCGCTACGACGTTGCTTCCTGCGACATCACCGTTCCCGACGTTCCAGGATCCTTTGACTCTGTGTATGGTGTTAGGGAGATGAGAGCCTCGGATACATCTGACGCCTCAGACTTCAAAGCCAAAGGCTTTGTGGGAAGACATGACCCAGTGTTGGCAGCCTATCCAAGCATCATCACAGCTCCGCTCGCCGAGGAAGAGCACATCTCCTCAGCCACGTCCATCACAGAGTACGACAAACTGTCCTCGTTCGCCACTTCCATGGCGGACGACCAGTCCATCGCATCGGTGACCGCcccgcagacagagacagagacagggaggagctCTCTTCACCTGGACACGGTCAATAGCATCCCCTACCGCACCGAGGCCACCCACGGGAAGGACTACCTCCACTCGGCTGGAACCatctctcccacctcctccctgGAGGAGGACAAGAACTTCAGTTCTCCTCCTTCAAAGGAGTACCAGCCTTTTGTTACCGAGATGGAGGCTGGGAGGAAGACCAAACCTGTCCATGAGGAGTATGacgaagaggaggatgaagacgAGGACCAGACTCCCAATGTTGATATCCCCTTGGGGAAACTCCAAGAGGGCTACGAGCAGGCGACGGCAGCCATGTTGCTCCAGGACAAGGATAAATCCCCCTCCACTGCCTTTGCGCCTCCTTCTCCTCCCACTTTCTCCAGCGGGTTTAAGCCTAGTTCCATGTTTGAAGGTGAAGAGAGATGTCTTAGCCCAGACGACAGCACCGTGAAGCTGGCCTCACCCACCCAGTCGGTCCCCACCAACAGTGGCTACTCCCCCACAGAGgagaagaaaaacaacaaaatggacAAAACTGAAACTGAGCTCCAGAAAATGGGGCTCTCTGGTGACAAGACCCCCTTTGAAGAATCAGATGAGGATGACGATGATGACTATTATGAGAAAAGGGATCTCAAACCCTGTGTTAAAGCTAAGTATTTGGAACAGAAGGAGGGTAGGTTCTTGGACGATGAATCACCTCAAGAAGAGAAGCTGTCTGAGAGGGACAAAGGACTTGCAGAGGATGACATCAAGTCCAAGTATCTGCAGAATAAACCGGGGTCGACAGACGAGACACAGTTCTCTGGTTACATGGAGCAAACAACCAAACCCCAGATCATACACTCCGACGAGCAAGACGAGGTGGAGGAAGATGATGTTATTCAACTAAGTGGAACAAGGTCTAGAGCTTTATCAGTAGAGCAAAGTAAGTTGGACTCTGAAGATGACAAAAAGGATGCAGCATTATCCAGAAAAAAGGACAATGTAACTTTGAAAGAGCCAGAGAAAAGTGTCCAGTTCAATCTGTATGATTTCCCGGagcgagagagtagagagaaacgCTCAGAAGAAGAAATAAGACAGGACACTCCATATGTACACGGCAAGACTTTCTCTTACAGTGATATCTATGACAACAAAACCAGTTATCAGAAGGACCTGTCAGAAAAAATGGGGAAGGACAGTATGAAGGAGATGGACACACAGAAAAAGGACTCCGCTTTCCCCTCAGACATGGAGGGGTTCACTAGCTCTCATGGAAAAGatgtatcttcctcctcctcttcctcttccccctttCCATGGCTCCATGGCTCTGAATCCATAGAGAAGATAAGTGAGCCACGTGGatacagcagagagagcagattCCCATCCATGGCTGATAGACCAGAGGCTTCAACCACATCCTTATCATCAGAGAGAGACTCCTTCCCTTATAAAGTTCACAGTGATTACACCGCTGTAACAGGTAGTGCTGCAGCCAAACCCTCTTCAAtgagctaccatgacaaagaggTGGAACTGGAGATAGACATGAGGAAGCTAACAGCCAGGGATGAGGAGGACTACGATGattatgatgatgaagatgatgaagaAGAGGATGAGGACGATGACGAGGAGGATGCTATTGACTCAGACATGGAGAAAGGTGCCAAAGAGAAATCGGAAAAGGAAGTCAAAAGTGCTTTCATCGATGGTGTGAGCTCAAAACAGCCCCAGTTTATGGTTTCCATGGTCGGCTACGGTTACAACAGCCAGACAAAGCATACTTCACCAGACAGCATGAGCACAGAAGAGCCAGAGTTTATGGATTCCATGGCCGGCTATGGTTACAACAGTCAGGCAAAACCGACTTCACCAGACTGTGTGAGCTCAAAAGAGACAGATTTCACAGACTCCAAACTTCCTGATGAGGGGATAACAACTAAATCCCCAGCCAAACTTGGAGAGACGTTTGAGGACGAGGGTGCCGacatggatgatgatgatgatgatgacgatgatgaggaGTACAACAAAGAGAGGGATGTACTAAAGAAATGTGCAGATGGTTACAATAGTCAGGCAAAGCCGACTTCACCAGACAGCTTGAGCTCGAAAGAGCCAGAGTTTCTGGTTTCTATGGCCGGCTATGGTTACAGCAACCAGGCAAAGCTGACTTCACCAGACGGCATGAGCTCAAAAGAGACAGATTTCACAGACTCCAAACTTCCTGATGAGGGGATAACAACTAAATCCCCAGCCAAACTTGGAGAGAAGTTTGAGGACGAGGGTGCCGACATGGATGATGATGACgacgatgatgacgatgatgaggaGTACAACAAAGAGCGGGACATACTAAAGAAAGGTGCAGATGGTTACAACAGCCAGGCAAAGCCGATTTCACCAGACGGCATGAGCTCGAAAGAGCCAGAGTTTATGGTTTCCATGGCAGGCTATGGTTACAACAGCCAGGCAAAGCCGACTACGCCACCTTCTTCCACCACCTGCAAAGGAGACATGGGCGCCACAGCGTTCTCTGGGTACTCCTCTGGGTTTGATTATTCTTACGGTGGGGAGAAAGACACATTCCAGTCCAGCGAGATGAAGGACAAAGAGGGAAAAGACGAGTATTTCCACAGCGAGAGAGCTGACGGTGGTAAGAAAACAGGAGACACAGTAGGAGTCTCATCAGGcttccactacaccaccacctctGCCACGGCATACTCGTCCTCCTCTTCCTACAGCTACTCCTCCTCTACGTCCGGTCCGTCACTCTCCACCAGCCGGCAGTTTGGCGAGGAGCTGGAGACCCCAGCCAACGCCTCCGACCACATCTTCAAACACGATGCAGACAGTGTCGGCTTCGAGTACTCCTCCTTTAAAGATGAACACGGCTCCTTTAAAGATGAACACGGCTCCTTTAAAGATGAACACGGCTCCTTTAAAGATGAACACGCCTCCTTTAAAGATGAACACGCCTCCTTTAAAGATGAACACGCCTCCTTTAAAGATGAACACGCCTCCATTAAAGATGAACACGCCTCCTTTAAAGATGAACATGCCTCCTTTAAAGATGAACACGCCTCATTTAAAGATGAACACGCCTCATTTAAAGATGAACACTCCCTGGCCATGGACTCCTCCCCCTTTTCCAGTTCCTGCGGGATGGTTAAGAACGAGTACCTGGAGGTTTCGGAGAAGCAGATGACGACGGCCACCACCGCAGAATCCACCTCCAGTCTGGCCCGCTTCTCTCCTCACAGCCCCTTTGAGGAGATCAAACCTTTCCACTCGCACTCCTCCGCTTCCTCCTCGGAAGACAAAAAGGAGCATGTTGCCTCGATGGAAGCAAGTGTTGTGAACAAAAGCCCCCAGTCGGACTGCTTCTATAAACCAGAATGGGCGGATGAGTCCAAGCTGCAGGCTGCAGGGGGTTATGGGCCTTTCTCCCAGTTGCCCAAGGAGAAGGATGCCATCGCCACGGGTTTGTTTGGTGTCACCTCGTCCCCACGGCCCGACTCAACAGGCAAGCATTACTTTGAAAACTCTGACAGTAGTGAGGAAGAGGATGACGAGGAAGGTTACATGCGTGAGATGAGCCTGTCCTCCGAAAAACACGGCAGCAGCACCACCACCTCAGGTAAGATAGATGGCGCTGGTCTCCCTGATGTGCTCACCTCGTATATGCCCTCCTCTCTGCTGCCCACCAAGCCAGACACAGTCAATGGTCCCATGGAGGTCAGCAGCATGAGCTCCCCCATCAGTGCAGGGCCGGCAGTCAGCTGCGTGAGCCCAGGTCTGGGTACAGCTGAGGAGAAAAAGGTGAGGAGCTCCTATGAGTGGAACATGCAGAAGCCCCAAATGGACATGGTTCCTGGCGACTCCCCGCCTCATTACCGCCACGAGGACGAGTTTGAGGAGGAATGTGAAATGGAACCAGAGTTCCCCGCCcgcccgctctccctctcctccactgatCACACCTTCAGCTCCCCCTTCTACACGGAGGCGTCGTGCCGAGGAGAAGCAGGAggaagagatgatgatgatgacgacagCGACCCGGACCTCCCTCCTGAAATGGGCACCACCTCCTACACGTCCTCCTCCAAAGCCTCCCCTGGCTACTCCTCCTCGGAGCACAGGCACCGCAAAGGAGACCTCTCACCCTCCTTCATCAATCCCAGTATGCAACAGCAGTCCAGCGATGAGGAGGACGAGGAGCGGGGACGCAGGAGCGACCAATCGCAGGAAGGGGACGAACATGACCTGTCAGTCAAGAAGAGAGCCAACAAACAGCCCCACCACCCCCACTTCCAGGGCGGCTCGGTCCCCCACGCTGGGACGGCTGGGCTGGGGTTAGCCAGAGAAGACACCCCCCCCAACCTCCATCAGCGAGTCTATACCGTCGCAGTCAGATTCAGACGTTCCCCCAGGGACAAAGGAGTGCCCCTCCATCACGGGCAACAGCAACATGGACTCGGACGAGGACACTGA